The following coding sequences are from one Rathayibacter sp. SW19 window:
- a CDS encoding putative F420-0 ABC transporter permease subunit: MTHARRSNKAAGWTLALAITLVVIGCVAVTIGPAGISLDDVARSIGHHLGIPGVAAPPLLTDSIVWQLRLPRVLTAAAVGAGLAISGAVMQSITRNPLADPYLLGVSSGASLGAVAVLILGVSFALPAAAFVGAFVALIATLSIAKSGGSLSTGRLVLAGLAIAQLCAAGTAFVIFWSAKGDSYRDILNWLLGSLAGATWTSTLIAWSALVVIGVLIVAAAPRLDAFAFGDTSAASLGVNVNATRWMFLGAVALLTGAMVAVSGAIGFIGLILPHMVRGLAGPGHRQLIPAAALAGAAFLVIADTLARTVFDPRELPVGIVTAIIGVPVFIVLIRSRRVAT, encoded by the coding sequence CTGACGCACGCTCGGCGTTCCAACAAGGCCGCGGGGTGGACCCTGGCCTTGGCGATCACCCTTGTGGTCATCGGCTGCGTCGCTGTCACGATCGGGCCCGCCGGAATCAGCCTGGACGATGTCGCCAGAAGCATCGGCCACCACCTCGGCATCCCCGGCGTGGCCGCGCCACCGCTGCTGACGGACTCGATCGTCTGGCAGTTGCGTCTGCCTCGCGTGCTCACGGCCGCGGCCGTCGGTGCGGGCCTTGCGATCAGCGGGGCGGTCATGCAGTCGATCACTCGCAACCCGCTGGCGGATCCGTACCTGCTCGGCGTCTCATCCGGCGCAAGCCTTGGCGCCGTCGCCGTCTTGATCCTCGGTGTGTCGTTCGCGCTGCCGGCAGCCGCATTCGTGGGAGCGTTCGTGGCGCTTATCGCCACACTGTCGATTGCGAAGTCGGGCGGGTCGCTGTCCACGGGTCGACTGGTGCTCGCCGGTCTCGCGATTGCACAACTGTGCGCGGCCGGCACCGCGTTCGTCATCTTCTGGTCGGCGAAGGGAGACTCGTACCGTGACATCCTCAACTGGCTTCTCGGCTCGCTGGCCGGTGCCACGTGGACCTCGACACTGATCGCCTGGTCCGCCCTCGTTGTGATCGGCGTGCTGATCGTTGCCGCGGCGCCGCGACTGGATGCCTTCGCATTCGGGGACACGTCGGCCGCCTCACTCGGCGTCAACGTCAACGCCACCCGCTGGATGTTCCTCGGCGCTGTCGCCTTGCTGACCGGGGCGATGGTCGCCGTCAGCGGCGCGATCGGCTTCATCGGGTTGATCCTGCCGCATATGGTGCGCGGGCTGGCCGGGCCGGGGCACCGTCAGCTGATCCCGGCAGCAGCACTGGCCGGCGCCGCGTTTCTAGTCATCGCGGACACCCTTGCCCGCACCGTGTTCGATCCGCGAGAACTGCCGGTCGGCATCGTCACGGCGATCATCGGTGTTCCGGTCTTCATCGTGCTGATTCGAAGCAGAAGGGTCGCCACATGA
- a CDS encoding ABC transporter ATP-binding protein yields MSIVMDGVTRRIEGRDILDDISAELPSGAVTGILGPNGAGKSTLLRLIAGIDAPTGGRVILNGAVVHELQRRDAAKRIALLEQSAELETDLPVLDVVLLGRIPHRTGLFGGFDRPDDRTIALAALRSVGAGDLAERTWHGLSGGERQRVHIARALTQEPSLLLLDEPTNHLDVTAQLSLLGQVRRLALTSVVAIHDLNLAAAYCDWLLLLQNGVLIAAGRPWDVITAELIERVYGARCDVIVHPRHGGPLVVYAMDGAAPSNREAAKREAASPQPVAASFAAASPAA; encoded by the coding sequence ATGAGCATCGTCATGGACGGCGTGACGCGCCGCATCGAGGGCAGAGACATCCTCGACGACATCTCTGCAGAACTGCCGTCCGGTGCCGTCACCGGCATCCTCGGACCGAACGGCGCTGGCAAATCCACCCTGCTCCGGCTGATCGCAGGAATCGACGCACCGACGGGCGGACGGGTCATTCTGAACGGAGCGGTCGTGCATGAGCTGCAGCGACGCGACGCGGCCAAACGCATCGCTCTGCTCGAACAGAGCGCAGAACTGGAGACCGATCTGCCGGTGCTCGACGTCGTACTGCTCGGCAGAATCCCGCACCGCACCGGACTGTTCGGCGGTTTCGACAGGCCAGATGACCGCACCATCGCCCTTGCAGCGCTACGGTCGGTCGGCGCCGGCGACCTCGCGGAGCGCACCTGGCACGGCCTCAGCGGCGGCGAACGCCAACGGGTGCACATCGCCAGGGCGCTGACGCAGGAACCATCGCTGTTGCTGCTCGACGAGCCGACCAACCACCTCGATGTCACAGCCCAACTGTCCCTGCTCGGCCAGGTTCGCCGGCTCGCTCTCACCAGCGTCGTCGCCATCCACGATTTGAATCTTGCCGCCGCATACTGCGACTGGCTACTGCTGCTGCAGAACGGCGTACTCATCGCGGCCGGGCGCCCCTGGGACGTCATCACTGCCGAGCTGATCGAACGGGTCTACGGTGCACGATGCGACGTCATCGTCCATCCGCGACACGGCGGACCACTGGTCGTCTACGCGATGGACGGTGCCGCACCATCGAACCGCGAAGCAGCCAAGCGCGAAGCAGCCAGCCCTCAACCCGTTGCCGCGTCCTTCGCGGCCGCGAGCCCGGCCGCATAG
- the cofE gene encoding coenzyme F420-0:L-glutamate ligase: MSGLAAFVQTWALEGVPEVRPGDDLARLIGDAVDAAAAHEPECALVDGDILSVTSKIVSKAEGRIVAAMDREDAITGETVRVVATRAHANGVTRIVENRLGIVAAAAGVDASNTALGTVLLLPVDPDATACALRAALQSRFGLRLGVVITDTLGRPWRVGQTDVAIGAAGVVVVDDLRGVLDGAGRVLAVTAPAVADEIAGMTDLVKGKTGGHPVAFVRGLARLVTADDGPGARSIVRTGESDMFRLGSAEAQAQGYSQGYAAGLAAAKDAATG, encoded by the coding sequence ATGAGCGGCCTGGCAGCCTTCGTGCAGACCTGGGCACTTGAGGGTGTTCCTGAGGTGCGGCCGGGTGACGACCTCGCGCGGTTGATCGGTGACGCCGTCGACGCGGCAGCCGCGCACGAGCCTGAATGCGCTCTCGTCGACGGGGACATCCTCAGCGTCACGAGCAAGATCGTCTCGAAGGCTGAAGGGCGCATCGTCGCCGCGATGGATCGTGAAGATGCAATCACGGGCGAGACGGTGCGCGTCGTGGCAACCCGTGCGCATGCGAACGGGGTGACTCGCATCGTCGAGAACCGGCTCGGCATTGTCGCGGCGGCGGCGGGCGTCGACGCGAGCAACACGGCGCTCGGCACGGTGCTGCTTCTCCCTGTGGATCCGGATGCGACCGCTTGCGCCCTCCGCGCTGCGTTGCAGTCCCGCTTCGGGCTGCGGCTCGGCGTCGTGATCACGGACACGCTGGGGCGCCCCTGGCGCGTCGGTCAGACGGATGTCGCCATCGGCGCAGCTGGGGTCGTCGTCGTCGATGACCTCCGAGGGGTGCTGGATGGCGCGGGGCGAGTGCTGGCTGTCACTGCCCCGGCGGTCGCGGACGAAATTGCAGGCATGACCGACCTGGTCAAAGGAAAAACGGGAGGTCATCCGGTGGCTTTCGTGCGCGGGTTGGCCCGGCTGGTCACGGCCGACGATGGGCCGGGCGCGCGTTCGATCGTGCGCACGGGCGAGTCCGACATGTTCCGGCTCGGCAGTGCTGAGGCGCAGGCACAGGGATACTCGCAGGGCTATGCGGCCGGGCTCGCGGCCGCGAAGGACGCGGCAACGGGTTGA
- a CDS encoding TIGR03557 family F420-dependent LLM class oxidoreductase: MSFPLTIGYAAMLEQFAPMEAVELSAYAESHGFSGVMAADHFQPWVPAQGQASFVWSVLAAIGERTHGDFGPGVTTPSFRWHPAMLAQASATLGAMYPGRHWLGVGSGEALNEHIVGAYWPEAPERINRMFEAVEVISKLFSGSLSGNDVKHAGPHFKLESTRLWTMPETAPDILVATAGPVTAKRAGRHADGLITVGAPLEKVGGLMSRFDAGAREAGKDPSQAPKVLQLHLSWAQTDELALANALREWPNGGMRFPKADIRSPFEFEQLAKHVRPEDFEGRMVISADPDVHRAAIQRFVDVGFDRIYLHNVGRNQREWIDVFGRDVLPKLAR, encoded by the coding sequence ATGTCCTTTCCACTGACCATCGGCTATGCGGCGATGTTGGAGCAGTTCGCGCCGATGGAGGCCGTTGAGCTGAGTGCGTATGCCGAGTCGCACGGGTTCTCGGGAGTGATGGCCGCCGACCACTTTCAGCCGTGGGTTCCGGCGCAGGGGCAGGCCTCTTTCGTGTGGAGTGTACTGGCCGCGATCGGAGAACGCACCCACGGGGATTTCGGGCCAGGGGTCACCACGCCGAGTTTCCGCTGGCATCCTGCGATGCTGGCGCAGGCATCCGCGACGCTCGGGGCGATGTATCCGGGGCGGCATTGGCTGGGTGTCGGCTCGGGGGAGGCGCTGAACGAGCACATCGTCGGCGCTTACTGGCCCGAGGCTCCGGAACGCATCAATCGCATGTTCGAGGCGGTCGAAGTCATTTCGAAGCTGTTTTCCGGTTCGCTTTCCGGCAACGACGTGAAGCACGCGGGCCCGCACTTCAAACTCGAGTCGACTCGGCTGTGGACCATGCCGGAGACCGCCCCGGACATTCTCGTTGCGACAGCCGGACCGGTGACCGCCAAGCGGGCGGGTCGGCACGCGGACGGGTTGATCACTGTCGGCGCACCATTGGAGAAAGTCGGCGGGTTGATGTCGCGATTCGACGCCGGTGCGCGTGAAGCGGGCAAGGATCCGTCGCAAGCTCCGAAAGTGTTGCAGTTGCATCTGAGTTGGGCGCAGACCGATGAGCTGGCCCTCGCGAACGCGCTGCGTGAATGGCCTAACGGCGGCATGCGGTTTCCGAAGGCGGACATCCGCTCACCGTTCGAGTTCGAACAGCTCGCCAAGCACGTGCGGCCGGAGGACTTCGAGGGCCGGATGGTGATCTCAGCCGACCCCGACGTGCACCGGGCGGCGATCCAGCGCTTCGTCGATGTTGGCTTCGACCGCATCTATCTGCACAACGTCGGCCGTAATCAGCGCGAGTGGATCGACGTGTTCGGTCGTGACGTGTTGCCGAAACTCGCACGATGA
- a CDS encoding beta-ketoacyl-ACP synthase 3 yields MRQTSTVPGSRIVGLGHYQPERVLTNQELAGMVDTTDEWIQTRTGIRTRHIARDDESVPELATNAARNALADAALEIADVDMIIVASTSMLDHSPNAAGRVAAALGARSPVIIDVNVACSGFEHAMALADNAIRAGSVRTVLVIGAEKLSAITDWTDRATCVLTADGAGAFVLAATADPRVGPVVWGSEPTLSHAIEVEMPENHFTQDGRAIFRWAITEAAAHARSAVEQAGLTLEDIEVFVPHQANLRIIEPLAKQLGLESKIVVTDVIESGNTSAASIPLGLSKWWHAGRIPADAPALLFGFGGGFAYAGQVVMTPQR; encoded by the coding sequence ATGCGACAGACATCGACCGTACCGGGTTCTCGGATCGTCGGCCTCGGCCATTACCAGCCGGAGCGCGTGCTGACCAATCAGGAACTCGCAGGCATGGTCGACACGACCGACGAGTGGATTCAGACGCGCACAGGCATCCGCACCCGCCATATCGCTCGTGATGACGAATCGGTGCCGGAGCTCGCGACGAATGCCGCCAGGAACGCACTGGCAGACGCAGCACTCGAGATCGCCGATGTCGACATGATCATTGTCGCCTCGACGTCGATGCTCGATCACAGCCCAAACGCCGCCGGACGGGTCGCCGCCGCACTCGGCGCGCGTTCACCGGTGATCATCGACGTGAACGTCGCCTGCTCCGGGTTCGAGCACGCGATGGCGCTTGCCGACAACGCGATTCGGGCGGGCTCGGTGCGTACAGTACTCGTGATCGGGGCGGAGAAGTTGTCGGCCATCACCGATTGGACCGACCGCGCGACCTGCGTTCTGACCGCAGACGGCGCCGGTGCATTCGTGCTCGCTGCGACAGCTGATCCGCGAGTCGGACCCGTGGTGTGGGGGTCAGAGCCGACACTGTCGCATGCCATCGAAGTCGAAATGCCGGAAAACCACTTCACGCAGGACGGCCGAGCGATCTTCCGCTGGGCGATCACGGAGGCGGCAGCACACGCCCGATCGGCGGTGGAGCAGGCCGGGCTCACGCTCGAGGACATCGAGGTGTTCGTGCCGCACCAGGCCAACCTGCGCATCATCGAACCTCTCGCCAAGCAGCTCGGGCTCGAGTCGAAAATCGTCGTGACGGATGTGATCGAATCAGGTAACACGTCTGCTGCGAGCATCCCGCTCGGGCTCTCGAAATGGTGGCACGCCGGCAGAATCCCTGCCGACGCGCCCGCACTGTTGTTCGGGTTCGGCGGGGGTTTCGCCTACGCCGGGCAGGTCGTCATGACCCCCCAGAGGTAG
- a CDS encoding HdeD family acid-resistance protein, with product MPSSIPTQPPLNLKPGFSLQLHRGETLTIAVVGIIVGVMALIWQDATLVLIGVLFGAYLIVAGIVRISAAMVSRHVRGGQRFLIGLLGLLILVAGVMCIADPTQSIVLLAFVIGVGWIANGVIDLIGAAARTIYPRWFGVIGGLFSLLAGLVALTLPVLTLQAFVVVGAILLIAISIMSLLTLPRRAPTTAW from the coding sequence ATGCCATCCTCTATTCCGACCCAACCGCCGCTCAATCTGAAGCCGGGCTTCTCGCTGCAGCTCCATCGGGGCGAGACGCTCACCATCGCTGTCGTAGGAATCATTGTCGGGGTCATGGCCTTGATCTGGCAGGACGCCACCCTGGTACTGATCGGAGTGCTGTTCGGCGCGTATTTGATCGTTGCCGGAATCGTGCGCATTTCCGCCGCAATGGTGTCCAGGCATGTCCGCGGCGGCCAACGCTTTCTGATCGGCCTGCTCGGGCTCCTGATCCTTGTAGCAGGCGTCATGTGCATCGCCGATCCAACGCAATCGATCGTCTTGTTGGCCTTTGTGATCGGCGTCGGCTGGATCGCCAACGGCGTGATCGACTTGATCGGGGCCGCGGCACGCACCATTTATCCGCGCTGGTTCGGCGTGATCGGCGGGCTGTTTTCACTCCTCGCCGGGCTTGTCGCGCTGACCCTGCCGGTGCTGACGTTGCAGGCGTTCGTCGTCGTCGGAGCAATCCTGCTGATCGCCATCAGCATCATGTCGTTGCTGACCTTGCCGCGACGGGCACCCACGACAGCCTGGTGA